One Syntrophales bacterium genomic window carries:
- a CDS encoding histone-lysine N-methyltransferase encodes MAKWSQKKKVLEHEHTKFWQYELKDVLEPNLQKEIFPYHEVARIDFDNRIIAIDPADEIFITDTTFRDGQQSRPPYTVKQIVDLYTFLHKLGGEKGVIRQTEFFLYSAKDREAVENCLALGYRYPEITGWIRAKKEDVPLVVAAGLKETGILTSVSDYHIFLKLNKTRKQVVEEYLEVVRTLLEAGIVPRCHFEDVTRADIYGFCIPFAIELMKLREESGIDIKIRLCDTLGFGVTYPGASLPRSVDKLVRAFIDEAGVPGHLLEWHGHNDFHKALINATTAWLYGCAAANGTLLGIGERTGNPPLEGLIMEYIALKGSHDGIDTTVITDIARYYEKEVGYRIPPNFPFVGAEFNLTKAGIHVDGILKNEEIYNIFDTKKLLKRPIVPMVTDKSGKAGIAFWINTHLGLSGENAVDKRHPGVSKIHKRIMEEYEKGRVTSISNEEMERLVRTYIPELFMSELDRIKHRAAEAAIAVVKQVIEHPVMKTMKPELQEPIMQKCIEENPSIQFAYVVDMNGKKITRNITNIADRSKYENYGVGTDQSDREWFIVPLRTGKVHVTNFYISRMTGALCFTVSAPIIDDNDEMVGIFGVDIKFEDWVKRVEDMEEATKIALRAEYESSMKPHGVM; translated from the coding sequence ATGGCAAAGTGGAGTCAAAAGAAAAAGGTACTTGAGCATGAACACACAAAATTCTGGCAATACGAATTGAAGGATGTTCTGGAGCCTAATCTTCAGAAAGAAATATTTCCCTACCATGAGGTGGCGCGCATAGATTTTGATAATCGTATCATCGCCATCGATCCTGCGGATGAGATATTCATCACCGATACCACCTTCCGAGATGGTCAACAGTCTAGACCACCGTACACCGTTAAACAAATAGTTGATCTTTATACTTTTTTGCACAAGCTTGGAGGCGAAAAGGGTGTCATAAGGCAGACGGAGTTTTTCCTTTACAGCGCGAAAGATCGTGAAGCGGTGGAAAACTGTCTCGCCCTTGGTTACAGGTATCCTGAGATTACTGGCTGGATCAGAGCAAAAAAAGAAGATGTTCCTCTTGTAGTTGCGGCTGGACTCAAGGAGACAGGGATTCTAACTTCTGTCTCTGATTACCACATTTTTTTGAAATTAAACAAAACGCGAAAACAGGTTGTGGAAGAATACCTCGAGGTTGTTCGAACCCTACTTGAAGCGGGTATTGTTCCTCGTTGTCATTTTGAAGATGTCACGAGAGCTGATATTTATGGTTTCTGTATTCCTTTTGCCATTGAATTGATGAAACTCAGAGAGGAATCTGGAATAGATATCAAGATAAGACTATGCGATACCCTAGGTTTTGGTGTAACTTACCCCGGGGCAAGTTTGCCACGTAGCGTGGATAAGCTTGTAAGAGCTTTCATTGATGAGGCGGGAGTACCGGGCCATTTACTGGAATGGCATGGCCACAATGACTTTCATAAAGCTCTCATAAACGCGACGACAGCTTGGCTTTACGGGTGCGCCGCCGCAAATGGAACACTGCTTGGTATTGGAGAGCGCACGGGCAATCCACCCCTTGAGGGGCTGATAATGGAGTATATTGCCCTTAAAGGTTCGCATGATGGTATCGATACCACTGTTATAACTGATATTGCCCGTTATTACGAAAAGGAAGTGGGTTATCGCATACCGCCGAATTTCCCGTTTGTAGGTGCCGAGTTTAATCTGACAAAAGCAGGTATACACGTAGATGGAATTTTGAAGAACGAAGAGATTTATAACATCTTTGACACGAAGAAACTGCTCAAACGACCTATTGTTCCTATGGTAACGGACAAATCTGGCAAGGCAGGAATTGCCTTTTGGATAAACACGCACTTGGGGCTTTCTGGCGAAAATGCAGTTGATAAGAGACATCCCGGTGTATCAAAGATCCACAAGAGGATAATGGAGGAATACGAAAAAGGCAGGGTAACCAGTATATCTAACGAAGAGATGGAAAGACTGGTTCGAACGTACATTCCTGAACTTTTCATGTCCGAACTCGATCGGATCAAACATCGCGCCGCCGAGGCGGCCATTGCTGTGGTCAAGCAGGTTATTGAGCATCCCGTGATGAAAACAATGAAGCCTGAGCTCCAGGAACCCATCATGCAGAAATGTATTGAGGAGAATCCTTCCATACAGTTTGCCTACGTTGTGGACATGAACGGTAAGAAGATAACGAGGAACATCACGAACATAGCGGATAGGTCTAAATACGAGAATTACGGTGTGGGCACGGATCAGTCAGATCGCGAATGGTTCATCGTCCCCTTACGTACCGGTAAGGTTCACGTTACTAACTTTTACATATCTCGAATGACGGGCGCTTTATGTTTTACGGTTTCCGCACCCATAATTGATGATAACGACGAGATGGTGGGGATCTTCGGGGTGGATATCAAGTTTGAAGATTGGGTTAAACGTGTGGAGGATATGGAGGAAGCTACTAAGATCGCCCTTAGAGCAGAATACGAAAGCAGCATGAAACCCCATGGAGTTATGTAA
- a CDS encoding AMP-binding protein has product MGIDFGIYDLISRNAEINGSKIAFVQDEKRLSHAELKEACDLWAAFFKKKGLNSGERIAVLAPNSFHVLAVLGGAAKLGVVCVLINPRLSTEEIAYILNDVSPRILLISEATELLAKGATSRLPSIPQHKIETVEKIGNFEDRCDPVPASNPAVIIHTAAVTGRPQGAVLTQRNLIACAFQLLNLADLRRDDCYLCFLPLFHIGGLGFTLATMLSGGKTVIMDRFEAQRALELMEREKVTFFVTFPPILSSILDAWGKTDYDVSSVRLCLGVEQPNTIERFLDKFKWAHFYSIYGQTEVMPVSGSNYKNRPGSIGKPALLTRIAILNEAGQPLSHDEVGEICVRSPSVFAGYWNLPEISVRTFREGWHHTGDLGRIDRDGFLWFEGRKKEKELIKTGGENVYPEEVEGILREHVAIEDVCVVGVSDQVWGEIVVAVCVVKSGHTLTDEEIDAFLLPRLARYKRPRRLLFVDKIPRHSDGSVNREAVKKLFHKE; this is encoded by the coding sequence ATGGGGATCGATTTTGGTATCTATGACTTAATCTCCCGGAACGCTGAGATTAACGGTTCAAAAATAGCCTTTGTGCAGGATGAAAAGCGGTTGAGCCATGCAGAACTTAAAGAAGCATGCGACCTTTGGGCGGCTTTTTTTAAGAAGAAAGGGTTAAATTCGGGAGAGAGAATCGCCGTTTTAGCCCCAAACTCCTTTCATGTTCTTGCAGTTCTTGGAGGCGCAGCCAAATTGGGGGTTGTGTGCGTACTGATCAACCCCCGTTTAAGTACGGAAGAAATAGCATACATCTTGAATGATGTTTCCCCACGGATACTTTTAATATCCGAAGCAACGGAACTTTTGGCTAAAGGAGCCACATCCCGACTACCCTCTATACCTCAACACAAAATTGAGACCGTAGAGAAAATCGGTAACTTTGAGGATAGATGTGATCCCGTCCCAGCATCAAACCCGGCGGTGATCATCCATACTGCCGCTGTAACGGGACGCCCCCAGGGTGCGGTGCTTACCCAAAGAAACCTAATCGCCTGCGCCTTTCAGCTCCTGAACCTTGCAGATTTGAGAAGAGATGACTGCTATTTATGTTTTCTACCACTTTTTCATATTGGGGGACTGGGATTTACCCTGGCCACCATGCTCTCAGGGGGTAAAACTGTGATCATGGATCGTTTCGAAGCCCAGAGAGCTCTCGAACTGATGGAAAGAGAAAAGGTTACTTTCTTTGTGACTTTTCCACCCATTCTTTCTTCCATATTAGATGCCTGGGGAAAAACCGACTACGACGTATCTTCGGTTCGGCTCTGTCTTGGCGTAGAACAACCAAACACGATCGAACGGTTCCTAGATAAATTTAAATGGGCACACTTTTACAGTATATATGGGCAAACAGAGGTTATGCCCGTTTCTGGTTCAAACTACAAAAATAGACCCGGAAGTATAGGCAAACCCGCTTTGCTTACAAGGATCGCGATTCTCAATGAAGCTGGGCAACCTTTATCTCATGATGAAGTAGGAGAAATTTGTGTACGTTCCCCTTCTGTTTTTGCTGGTTACTGGAATCTACCTGAAATATCTGTTAGAACCTTTCGTGAAGGATGGCACCATACAGGCGATCTGGGTCGGATAGATAGAGATGGATTCCTGTGGTTCGAGGGACGCAAGAAGGAGAAAGAGCTTATAAAAACGGGTGGTGAAAACGTTTATCCAGAAGAAGTAGAAGGAATTCTTCGAGAACACGTCGCAATAGAAGATGTCTGTGTTGTTGGGGTTTCTGATCAGGTTTGGGGTGAGATAGTGGTTGCGGTGTGTGTCGTTAAGAGTGGACACACCCTGACTGATGAAGAAATAGATGCCTTCTTACTTCCAAGACTGGCCCGTTATAAGAGACCACGACGACTCCTATTCGTTGATAAAATTCCACGTCACAGCGATGGATCTGTAAATAGAGAGGCGGTAAAAAAACTGTTTCACAAAGAATAA
- a CDS encoding MBL fold metallo-hydrolase, whose protein sequence is MDNLPREMHFGPLWFIPGEKGGRYPFSHSLFLEVGDGGIIVDPASHMERLQELRKNKIHAVWLSHWHEDHFTYLDLFNNVPIFISKDDYPPLTDIDVFLDWYGLEGEYRSYWHTLVMEKFHYRPREMAGFLEGDSVLDLGSLKVKIIHCPGHTPGHLAFYFPALEIAFIGDYDLTPFGPWYGDRFSSIEDTLRSIELLRSLKAKIYITGHETGVFFQPDEEVWERYRNVIFQRETRLMEFLQEPRTIKEIVNACFVYGKPREPKGFFEFGEWAIMSKHLEKLIREEKAVKLPDDRYILLSRC, encoded by the coding sequence ATGGATAACTTACCAAGGGAGATGCACTTTGGGCCGCTTTGGTTCATCCCGGGTGAGAAAGGTGGGAGATACCCTTTCTCGCATTCGTTGTTTTTAGAGGTAGGAGATGGAGGTATAATTGTAGATCCTGCTTCTCATATGGAACGTCTTCAGGAGCTGCGTAAGAATAAAATACACGCGGTCTGGCTCAGTCACTGGCATGAAGATCACTTTACCTATCTTGATCTTTTCAACAACGTTCCCATTTTTATATCAAAAGATGATTATCCACCCCTAACAGATATAGATGTTTTCCTCGACTGGTACGGTTTAGAAGGAGAATACCGTTCGTATTGGCACACGTTAGTGATGGAAAAGTTCCACTACCGTCCGAGGGAAATGGCAGGTTTCCTGGAGGGTGACTCTGTTTTGGATCTTGGGTCGCTAAAGGTAAAAATTATCCACTGCCCTGGACACACACCTGGTCACCTGGCTTTCTATTTCCCAGCACTAGAGATTGCCTTTATAGGTGACTATGATCTTACCCCCTTTGGCCCGTGGTATGGTGATAGGTTCTCTAGTATTGAAGACACGTTAAGGAGCATAGAACTTCTCAGGTCTCTGAAAGCCAAGATATACATCACAGGTCATGAGACTGGTGTGTTTTTTCAGCCTGACGAGGAGGTTTGGGAACGATACAGAAATGTGATCTTCCAACGAGAAACGCGGCTAATGGAGTTTCTTCAGGAACCACGGACAATAAAAGAGATTGTAAACGCTTGCTTCGTGTATGGCAAACCACGGGAACCAAAAGGTTTCTTTGAGTTCGGTGAATGGGCCATTATGTCGAAGCACCTAGAAAAACTTATAAGGGAGGAAAAGGCAGTCAAACTGCCTGATGATCGTTATATACTTTTATCCCGCTGTTAG
- a CDS encoding acyl-CoA thioesterase: protein MFKRKIHPRISETNLTGHISHSAIPVWLEEGYEEILMLFPQHHNNPSLVMVNINIDFLRELFFGKDVELITGVEKIGNTSLTLKQLLFQDEALCVVSNTTFVHLDQVSRKPSPIPEPIRKILSEHLYKE, encoded by the coding sequence ATGTTCAAAAGGAAAATTCACCCCCGTATATCGGAGACCAATCTAACAGGACATATAAGCCACAGTGCTATCCCAGTTTGGTTGGAAGAAGGTTATGAAGAGATACTGATGCTTTTCCCTCAACACCACAATAACCCGTCCCTGGTAATGGTGAACATAAATATCGATTTCTTAAGAGAGCTCTTTTTCGGTAAAGATGTAGAGCTTATTACGGGCGTTGAAAAGATTGGCAACACTAGTTTAACCTTAAAACAGTTGCTCTTCCAGGATGAAGCGCTTTGTGTTGTTAGCAATACAACTTTTGTCCATCTTGATCAGGTTTCTAGAAAACCTTCTCCTATCCCCGAGCCCATAAGGAAAATCTTAAGCGAGCATCTTTACAAGGAATGA
- a CDS encoding ATP-dependent helicase — protein sequence MIDYERELNREQLAVVMAEGGPLLVLAGAGSGKTRTLTYRVARLLEQGIHPSRVMLVTFTNKAARSMLTRVANLIQCDVNVFWGGTFHHLGNRILRKQADLLGYDKNYTILDAEDAVGLLGQCITEVVNKKDARFPKKDVLFEIISFSVNTGTQLHRVIEERYPFFAKYIEEIEAIYERYKKRKKELNVMDFDDLLLNWWLLMRDFPHIGEYYRERFLHVLVDEYQDTNYLQGEITDYLGSYHRNLMVVGDDAQSIYAFRGANYTNILTFPQRHPDSRIFRLETNYRSTPEILQVANLSIRKNINQFHKRLVPVRENGSVPLLVFLRNDEDQARFVAKKVEDCLAAAIPPHQIAILYRAHFQSVEVQMELTRRGILYDLRSGLRFFEQAHVKDIVAYLRVLSNSRDEMAWNRILGMYEGIGKSTVDKIWRYISESEDPVEAFFGEDLLKIVSKGARESVSSCQRVLQGMLKASPEKLPTPMIDALLKSGYEEYIRNTFANAQERIEDIIELILFAEKSKSLEEFLAEVALQTSKSEAGDDEKSRLEGRIILSTIHQAKGLEWQVVFILWCAEGMLPYGRALLDPGGEEEERRLFYVAITRARDSLFICFPAVRNSRGGGREPMRISRFIKEIVSASPDENPFQIWHVK from the coding sequence ATGATTGATTACGAACGTGAACTTAACAGAGAACAACTGGCTGTTGTAATGGCTGAAGGCGGTCCTCTTTTAGTCCTTGCCGGTGCGGGAAGCGGCAAAACGAGGACGTTGACCTACAGGGTTGCACGGTTACTGGAGCAGGGGATACATCCCAGCCGAGTTATGCTTGTTACTTTTACAAATAAGGCAGCCCGTTCTATGTTAACCAGAGTGGCTAACCTCATACAATGCGACGTGAATGTTTTCTGGGGTGGAACTTTTCATCACCTCGGAAATCGCATTTTGAGGAAACAGGCCGATCTTCTTGGATACGACAAAAATTACACAATCCTCGATGCAGAAGATGCGGTGGGACTTTTAGGACAGTGCATTACAGAGGTTGTTAATAAAAAGGATGCTCGATTTCCCAAGAAGGATGTTCTTTTTGAGATTATCAGTTTTTCTGTTAACACTGGAACACAACTCCACCGTGTTATTGAGGAAAGATACCCCTTTTTTGCAAAGTACATCGAAGAAATTGAAGCAATCTACGAGAGGTACAAAAAACGTAAAAAAGAGTTGAACGTAATGGATTTTGACGATCTGCTTCTCAATTGGTGGCTTCTCATGCGGGATTTTCCACATATAGGTGAATATTACAGAGAACGTTTCCTACACGTTCTTGTGGATGAGTATCAGGACACGAATTACCTCCAGGGGGAAATCACGGACTATTTGGGTTCATATCACAGAAACCTTATGGTTGTCGGAGATGACGCTCAAAGTATATACGCCTTTCGAGGTGCGAATTACACAAATATTCTCACTTTTCCGCAACGTCACCCGGACAGTAGAATATTTCGCCTAGAAACGAATTACCGTAGCACCCCGGAGATACTCCAGGTGGCAAATCTAAGTATACGTAAAAACATCAATCAGTTTCATAAGAGACTGGTGCCAGTAAGGGAAAATGGTTCAGTCCCTCTTCTTGTATTCCTTCGTAACGACGAGGATCAAGCCCGATTCGTCGCTAAAAAAGTTGAGGATTGCCTGGCCGCAGCAATACCTCCACATCAGATAGCTATTCTTTACAGAGCTCATTTTCAATCGGTAGAAGTACAAATGGAGCTTACAAGGAGAGGTATACTTTACGACCTCCGATCAGGCTTACGTTTCTTCGAACAGGCTCATGTGAAAGATATAGTAGCCTATTTAAGGGTTCTGTCCAACAGCAGAGATGAAATGGCATGGAACAGGATTCTCGGGATGTATGAGGGTATAGGTAAATCTACGGTAGACAAGATCTGGAGATACATATCTGAAAGTGAGGATCCTGTGGAGGCTTTCTTCGGGGAGGATCTACTTAAAATCGTCTCCAAAGGGGCAAGAGAAAGTGTTTCTTCATGTCAACGTGTGCTTCAGGGAATGTTAAAAGCCTCACCAGAAAAACTTCCCACTCCTATGATTGACGCCCTTCTTAAGAGTGGTTATGAGGAGTACATACGAAACACATTTGCCAATGCCCAGGAACGAATTGAAGACATTATTGAATTGATTTTGTTCGCGGAAAAATCCAAATCTCTCGAAGAATTTCTAGCGGAGGTGGCTCTGCAGACAAGCAAATCAGAAGCAGGAGATGATGAAAAGAGCCGTTTAGAAGGCCGTATCATCCTCAGTACAATACACCAGGCCAAAGGGCTAGAATGGCAGGTTGTTTTTATCTTATGGTGCGCGGAAGGAATGTTACCATACGGCCGTGCACTACTGGATCCAGGCGGCGAAGAAGAGGAACGGCGGCTATTCTATGTCGCCATAACAAGAGCCAGGGATTCATTGTTTATATGCTTCCCCGCTGTGAGGAATTCTCGTGGAGGTGGCAGGGAACCTATGCGGATCTCAAGGTTTATAAAAGAAATCGTATCCGCAAGTCCCGATGAAAATCCTTTCCAAATCTGGCATGTAAAGTGA
- a CDS encoding sulfide-dependent adenosine diphosphate thiazole synthase, producing MEPRKKEYLSRLKEAGSVLEDSCPGYLIPEVCSNLAFALPNAQSLEEVAAFPGRIVRIGDRIKVVSDPQFGASSHVANIVLTVMRHDSQYRSAMNIRFDEEILKRCQEKGLSIAEFDRTLEPDDVKAKEGATLEWGVDYAIRECGFVPDIIFDRGSVGKEPMIRVIGRDPQDVVDKIMRIAGIERRITDQMKEKRELKELEITRAIVERYMHKFLNHTEVDVAVVGGGPAGLVASYFLAKGGRKVAIFERKLSIGGGMWGGGMMFNEIVVQEEAKGLLDLFGVSTEPYGDGYYTADAIEAVTTICSCAMKSGVKIFNCITVEDVVIRDNRVIGLVITWSPVEMTGLHVDPLTIMAKCVIDATGHDTEVLRVIERKADITLETPTGKIMGERSMWSHKAELLTLENTKRICPGVYVAGMSANAAFGGPRMGPIFGGMLLSGKKVAELILKDEF from the coding sequence ATGGAACCTAGAAAAAAAGAGTACCTTAGCAGGTTAAAAGAGGCAGGCTCAGTTCTCGAGGATAGTTGCCCCGGTTATTTGATCCCAGAGGTGTGTTCCAACCTGGCCTTCGCCCTGCCCAATGCTCAATCCTTGGAAGAGGTGGCGGCGTTCCCAGGGCGAATAGTCAGAATAGGGGATAGGATAAAGGTTGTCTCTGATCCTCAGTTCGGAGCGTCAAGTCACGTAGCTAACATTGTACTTACCGTGATGAGGCATGATAGTCAATATAGATCGGCAATGAACATACGTTTTGATGAAGAAATTCTAAAACGCTGCCAAGAAAAGGGACTCAGTATAGCCGAGTTTGATCGTACGCTGGAACCTGATGATGTAAAAGCGAAAGAAGGTGCAACATTAGAATGGGGAGTGGATTATGCCATTCGCGAATGTGGGTTTGTCCCTGATATAATATTTGATCGAGGTAGTGTGGGTAAGGAACCTATGATAAGAGTGATCGGTAGGGATCCACAGGACGTTGTCGACAAGATTATGCGTATAGCTGGAATAGAGAGGAGGATAACTGATCAAATGAAAGAAAAAAGGGAACTAAAAGAATTGGAAATAACAAGGGCTATTGTTGAGAGGTACATGCATAAATTCCTGAATCACACGGAGGTGGACGTTGCTGTTGTAGGTGGTGGTCCTGCAGGACTCGTCGCTTCTTATTTCCTGGCTAAAGGTGGACGTAAGGTGGCGATATTTGAGCGGAAATTGTCCATAGGCGGTGGCATGTGGGGTGGTGGAATGATGTTTAATGAAATAGTGGTTCAAGAAGAAGCGAAGGGTTTACTGGATCTCTTTGGGGTATCAACTGAACCATACGGAGATGGTTACTATACGGCCGATGCCATTGAAGCAGTAACAACCATATGCTCTTGCGCCATGAAATCAGGTGTTAAAATCTTCAACTGTATAACAGTCGAAGACGTGGTAATTAGAGACAACAGGGTAATAGGACTGGTCATCACTTGGTCCCCAGTTGAAATGACGGGACTTCATGTAGATCCTCTCACCATAATGGCCAAATGTGTAATCGACGCCACAGGCCATGATACAGAAGTCCTGAGGGTAATAGAAAGAAAAGCGGATATTACCCTGGAAACTCCCACGGGAAAAATAATGGGAGAACGTTCAATGTGGTCTCACAAAGCTGAGCTACTAACTTTGGAAAATACAAAACGCATATGCCCCGGTGTGTACGTAGCAGGGATGTCCGCAAACGCGGCCTTCGGAGGGCCACGTATGGGACCCATATTCGGAGGGATGTTGCTATCTGGAAAGAAGGTAGCAGAACTTATTCTAAAAGATGAATTTTAG
- a CDS encoding adenylate kinase, whose amino-acid sequence MRIVLLGAPGAGKGTVAKLLSEFDGSLQVSTGDILRAAVKENTPLGQKARSYMERGDLVPDEIIIGIMEERLMKDDIQKGFILDGFPRTVSQAEALKEMLNRLNMKLDMVVNLEVPREVIIDRLTTRRTCSNPNCQEIYNIKSNPPNPDGTCKKCGSPTVQREDETEEAINHRLEIYRVKTEPLIEFYKKEGLLITITSLSSKETVEEIKRIFRP is encoded by the coding sequence ATGAGAATCGTGTTGTTAGGCGCACCTGGCGCAGGTAAAGGAACGGTAGCCAAACTTCTGTCCGAATTTGACGGATCTTTGCAAGTATCCACGGGGGATATTCTGAGGGCAGCAGTCAAAGAAAACACTCCCCTCGGACAGAAGGCACGATCTTACATGGAAAGGGGAGACCTCGTGCCTGATGAAATAATCATCGGCATCATGGAAGAGCGACTTATGAAGGATGACATTCAAAAGGGATTTATCCTTGATGGTTTTCCTAGAACTGTGTCTCAAGCAGAAGCTCTTAAGGAAATGTTAAATCGACTGAACATGAAACTGGACATGGTGGTTAACCTGGAAGTCCCGAGAGAGGTAATAATAGATCGTTTAACCACGAGAAGAACGTGTTCCAATCCCAACTGCCAGGAGATCTACAATATCAAAAGCAACCCCCCAAATCCTGACGGAACCTGCAAAAAATGTGGTAGTCCCACAGTCCAGCGCGAGGATGAAACGGAAGAAGCAATCAATCATCGTTTGGAAATCTATAGAGTCAAGACGGAGCCATTGATCGAGTTTTATAAAAAAGAAGGACTTTTAATAACAATTACCTCATTAAGCAGCAAAGAAACAGTAGAGGAGATAAAGAGAATTTTTAGACCATAG
- a CDS encoding patatin-like phospholipase family protein, producing the protein MLYRGSLIFLKHVCILSLLSLWIMVGCAPKTVTPPPSEKPARISLVLGAGAARGFAHIGVLKVLETHRIPIDMVVGTSAGSLVGALYAYGYNAYQIQSFSLSLSRDDLFDLVLPDNGFIKGERLQNYVNRMLRNTPIESLRIPFYAIATDIQTGEETGFARGNTGMAVRASCSIPGIFQPVKISGRIYVDGGVVSPVAVEFAKKQGADVVIAVDISSGVNTDPPSGTIETILQAVDIMYSRIAENQLRQADVVIRPRVRHIASSDISKRHEAILEGEKAALEAIPKIVEILSKLKEEGKLPAGKAP; encoded by the coding sequence GTGTTATATCGCGGCAGTCTAATCTTTTTAAAACACGTATGTATACTATCCCTCCTTTCATTGTGGATAATGGTAGGGTGTGCACCAAAGACCGTTACGCCTCCACCGTCGGAAAAGCCTGCCAGAATATCACTAGTTCTAGGAGCCGGTGCTGCAAGGGGGTTTGCCCACATCGGTGTCCTCAAGGTTCTGGAAACCCACAGAATTCCTATTGATATGGTAGTGGGAACATCAGCGGGCAGTTTAGTGGGAGCATTATACGCTTACGGTTATAATGCTTACCAGATCCAATCATTTTCCCTATCCTTAAGCAGAGATGACCTTTTCGACCTCGTTTTACCTGACAACGGTTTTATAAAGGGTGAGCGCTTACAGAATTACGTTAACAGAATGTTACGGAATACACCCATAGAGAGTTTACGGATACCCTTCTACGCGATAGCAACGGACATTCAGACAGGCGAAGAGACGGGATTTGCTAGAGGAAACACAGGTATGGCCGTACGCGCCAGTTGCTCCATTCCAGGTATATTTCAGCCCGTCAAGATATCTGGTAGGATATACGTGGATGGAGGTGTGGTAAGTCCCGTAGCGGTGGAGTTCGCAAAGAAGCAGGGCGCAGATGTGGTAATCGCAGTGGACATCTCTTCCGGTGTGAACACAGATCCTCCCTCTGGAACAATTGAAACCATACTTCAGGCCGTGGATATCATGTATTCAAGAATAGCGGAAAACCAACTACGCCAGGCGGATGTTGTAATAAGGCCGCGTGTTCGGCATATAGCGTCCAGTGATATTTCTAAACGCCACGAAGCAATTCTTGAAGGGGAAAAAGCTGCGCTTGAAGCTATTCCCAAGATTGTTGAGATCCTCAGTAAACTAAAAGAAGAGGGAAAATTACCTGCGGGGAAGGCTCCCTAA